A single window of Grus americana isolate bGruAme1 chromosome 6, bGruAme1.mat, whole genome shotgun sequence DNA harbors:
- the MLPH gene encoding melanophilin isoform X1 → MGRKLDLSKLTDEEAKHVWEVVQRDFDLRKKEEERLEELKCKIDQESSKREFLTNQSHLNDTHCVHCLQPFKFLLNSKRQCLDCRFYTCKNCSRYNKKEQGWVCDPCRLSRIVKIGSLEWYYEHVRSRFKRFGSAKVLQSLYGRLQPRQGANSAFLGLHDRVYSLPDINSECQLLTSGGIGDDSDDEDDVLRGAEAECYSRMRKTKRLLSVHPFDFELDSEYSAQSRRQSVQLSPAASSPDAFQPFPDFPNSPEDASQKESRIAEADLVFHHILQEQGSGVSPPEQHFSTEVRLTVNSRRRSLERNVKPGSPWSEQPRSWYSADMDTSDEDTKGAQFPAYPPHHAKRRNRASSQESASHAGNQIHELNKRMSAIESMLNRLEEKILVRSDESPAPESQPDPDAEEEELKRKLEELASNISDKEISSEEEKCEEKRVKKPEISSSSDDMARDARKVYLTAGKTYRLEKTLKELEEGAQHSGTTDSELSELEDKVASAAAQVQQAESEISDIESRIAALSAAGLTVKSVEKARKKSSGQAVCLRSAGPTSSSPGESSDDVKAAPLLSQAMPGPQGFRRKFNSPLEITGLDDSFDRNSIYRGSLTQRNPNGKNRRVERLFAKPVMTHLS, encoded by the exons ATGGGGAGGAAGCTGGACCTCTCCAAGCTAACCGATGAAGAGGCCAAGCACGTTTGGGAAGTCGTTCAACGGGATTTTGACCTGcgaaagaaagaggaggagcgGTTGGA GGAGCTGAAATGCAAGATCGACCAGGAGAGCAGCAAGAGAGAGTTCCTGACGAATCAGTCCCACCTCAACGACACCCACTGCGTCCACTGCCTCCAGCCCTTCAAGTTCCTGCTGAACAGCAAGCGGCAATGCCTGGACTGCCGCTTCTACACCTGCAAGAACTGCAGCCGCTACAACAAGAAGGAGCAAGGCTGGGTCTGCGATCCCTGCCGCCTCTCCAG GATCGTGAAGATCGGCTCCCTGGAGTGGTACTACGAACACGTGCGATCCCGCTTCAAGAGGTTTGGAAGTGCCAAAGTGCTGCAGTCCCTCTACGGCAGGCTGCAGCCACGGCAGGGCGCGAACTCCGCGTTTCTAG gTCTTCACGACAGAGTTTACAGCCTGCCAGACATTAACA GTGAATGCCAGCTCCTCACCAGCGGTGGCATTGGGGACGACAGCGATGATGAAGACGATGTACTTCGTGGAGCTGAAGCAGAGTGCTACAGCAGA ATGCGCAAGACAAAGCGCCTGCTGTCTGTCCATCCCTTTGATTTTGAGCTGGACTCGGAGTACTCTGCTCAGTCTCGCCGCCAGTCTGTGCAGCTCTCTCCAGCGGCCAGCAGCCCGGACGCCTTCCAG CCCTTCCCAGATTTCCCCAACTCACCCGAAGATGCCTCACAGAAGGAGTCCAGGATCGCAGAGGCGGATCTGGTCTTCCACCACATCTTGCAGGAACAGGGATCGGGTGTGAGCCCTCCAGAGCAGCACTTCAGCACAGAGGTTCGGCTCACCGTCAATTCACGGAGAAGGAGcctggaaagaaatgtaaaaccTG GCAGCCCCTGGAGCGAGCAGCCCCGGTCCTGGTATTCGGCAGATATGGACACCTCTGACGAGGACACGAAGGGAGCCCAGTTCCCTGCCTACCCACCCCATCACGCGAAACGCCGGAACAGAGCCTCCTCCCAGGAGAGCGCCAGCCACGCCGGGAATCAG ATTCATGAGCTCAACAAACGCATGTCAGCAATTGAATCCATGCTGAACCGCTTGGAGGAGAAAATCCTGGTGCGCTCTGACGAG TCTCCGGCCCCAGAGTCCCAACCTGATCCCgatgctgaggaggaggagctgaagaGGAAGCTGGAGGAGTTAGCCAGCAACATCAGCGACAAAGAAATctcttctgaagaagaaaagtgtgAAGAGAAGAGAGTGAAGAAACCAGAGATTAGTTCCTCCAGCGATGACATGGCCAGAGATGCTCGAAAG GTCTACCTGACTGCTGGGAAAACCTACCGGCTTGAGAAAACCCTGAAGGAGCTTGAGGAAGGGGCTCAGCACAGCGGCACTACCGACTCGGAGCTGTCGGAGCTGGAGGACAAAGTGGCCTCGGCAGCCGCTCAggtgcagcaggcagagagcGAG ATATCGGACATCGAATCTCGAATTGCGGCTCTGTCTGCTGCAGGGCTGACAGTGAAGTCGGTGgaaaaggcgaggaagaagtCGAGCGGGCAG GCTGTCTGCCTCCGCTCTGCCggtcccaccagcagcagtcCAGGGGAGTCTTCGGATGACGTGAAG GCTGCTCCCCTTCTCTCGCAGGCAATGCCCGGACCGCAGGGGTTCAGGAGGAAGTTCAACAGTCCCCTCGAAATCACCG GTCTTGACGACTCCTTTGACCGCAACTCCATTTACCGCGGCTCCCTGACGCAGAGAAACCCCAACGGGAAGAACCGGAGAGTGGAGCGGCTCTTTGCG AAGCCTGTGATGACCCACCTGTCCTGA
- the MLPH gene encoding melanophilin isoform X2, with product MGRKLDLSKLTDEEAKHVWEVVQRDFDLRKKEEERLEELKCKIDQESSKREFLTNQSHLNDTHCVHCLQPFKFLLNSKRQCLDCRFYTCKNCSRYNKKEQGWVCDPCRLSRIVKIGSLEWYYEHVRSRFKRFGSAKVLQSLYGRLQPRQGANSAFLGLHDRVYSLPDINSECQLLTSGGIGDDSDDEDDVLRGAEAECYSRMRKTKRLLSVHPFDFELDSEYSAQSRRQSVQLSPAASSPDAFQPFPDFPNSPEDASQKESRIAEADLVFHHILQEQGSGVSPPEQHFSTEVRLTVNSRRRSLERNVKPGSPWSEQPRSWYSADMDTSDEDTKGAQFPAYPPHHAKRRNRASSQESASHAGNQIHELNKRMSAIESMLNRLEEKILVRSDESPAPESQPDPDAEEEELKRKLEELASNISDKEISSEEEKCEEKRVKKPEISSSSDDMARDARKVYLTAGKTYRLEKTLKELEEGAQHSGTTDSELSELEDKVASAAAQVQQAESEISDIESRIAALSAAGLTVKSVEKARKKSSGQAVCLRSAGPTSSSPGESSDDVKAMPGPQGFRRKFNSPLEITGLDDSFDRNSIYRGSLTQRNPNGKNRRVERLFAKPVMTHLS from the exons ATGGGGAGGAAGCTGGACCTCTCCAAGCTAACCGATGAAGAGGCCAAGCACGTTTGGGAAGTCGTTCAACGGGATTTTGACCTGcgaaagaaagaggaggagcgGTTGGA GGAGCTGAAATGCAAGATCGACCAGGAGAGCAGCAAGAGAGAGTTCCTGACGAATCAGTCCCACCTCAACGACACCCACTGCGTCCACTGCCTCCAGCCCTTCAAGTTCCTGCTGAACAGCAAGCGGCAATGCCTGGACTGCCGCTTCTACACCTGCAAGAACTGCAGCCGCTACAACAAGAAGGAGCAAGGCTGGGTCTGCGATCCCTGCCGCCTCTCCAG GATCGTGAAGATCGGCTCCCTGGAGTGGTACTACGAACACGTGCGATCCCGCTTCAAGAGGTTTGGAAGTGCCAAAGTGCTGCAGTCCCTCTACGGCAGGCTGCAGCCACGGCAGGGCGCGAACTCCGCGTTTCTAG gTCTTCACGACAGAGTTTACAGCCTGCCAGACATTAACA GTGAATGCCAGCTCCTCACCAGCGGTGGCATTGGGGACGACAGCGATGATGAAGACGATGTACTTCGTGGAGCTGAAGCAGAGTGCTACAGCAGA ATGCGCAAGACAAAGCGCCTGCTGTCTGTCCATCCCTTTGATTTTGAGCTGGACTCGGAGTACTCTGCTCAGTCTCGCCGCCAGTCTGTGCAGCTCTCTCCAGCGGCCAGCAGCCCGGACGCCTTCCAG CCCTTCCCAGATTTCCCCAACTCACCCGAAGATGCCTCACAGAAGGAGTCCAGGATCGCAGAGGCGGATCTGGTCTTCCACCACATCTTGCAGGAACAGGGATCGGGTGTGAGCCCTCCAGAGCAGCACTTCAGCACAGAGGTTCGGCTCACCGTCAATTCACGGAGAAGGAGcctggaaagaaatgtaaaaccTG GCAGCCCCTGGAGCGAGCAGCCCCGGTCCTGGTATTCGGCAGATATGGACACCTCTGACGAGGACACGAAGGGAGCCCAGTTCCCTGCCTACCCACCCCATCACGCGAAACGCCGGAACAGAGCCTCCTCCCAGGAGAGCGCCAGCCACGCCGGGAATCAG ATTCATGAGCTCAACAAACGCATGTCAGCAATTGAATCCATGCTGAACCGCTTGGAGGAGAAAATCCTGGTGCGCTCTGACGAG TCTCCGGCCCCAGAGTCCCAACCTGATCCCgatgctgaggaggaggagctgaagaGGAAGCTGGAGGAGTTAGCCAGCAACATCAGCGACAAAGAAATctcttctgaagaagaaaagtgtgAAGAGAAGAGAGTGAAGAAACCAGAGATTAGTTCCTCCAGCGATGACATGGCCAGAGATGCTCGAAAG GTCTACCTGACTGCTGGGAAAACCTACCGGCTTGAGAAAACCCTGAAGGAGCTTGAGGAAGGGGCTCAGCACAGCGGCACTACCGACTCGGAGCTGTCGGAGCTGGAGGACAAAGTGGCCTCGGCAGCCGCTCAggtgcagcaggcagagagcGAG ATATCGGACATCGAATCTCGAATTGCGGCTCTGTCTGCTGCAGGGCTGACAGTGAAGTCGGTGgaaaaggcgaggaagaagtCGAGCGGGCAG GCTGTCTGCCTCCGCTCTGCCggtcccaccagcagcagtcCAGGGGAGTCTTCGGATGACGTGAAG GCAATGCCCGGACCGCAGGGGTTCAGGAGGAAGTTCAACAGTCCCCTCGAAATCACCG GTCTTGACGACTCCTTTGACCGCAACTCCATTTACCGCGGCTCCCTGACGCAGAGAAACCCCAACGGGAAGAACCGGAGAGTGGAGCGGCTCTTTGCG AAGCCTGTGATGACCCACCTGTCCTGA
- the MLPH gene encoding melanophilin isoform X5, with protein sequence MGRKLDLSKLTDEEAKHVWEVVQRDFDLRKKEEERLEELKCKIDQESSKREFLTNQSHLNDTHCVHCLQPFKFLLNSKRQCLDCRFYTCKNCSRYNKKEQGWVCDPCRLSRIVKIGSLEWYYEHVRSRFKRFGSAKVLQSLYGRLQPRQGANSAFLGLHDRVYSLPDINSECQLLTSGGIGDDSDDEDDVLRGAEAECYSRPFPDFPNSPEDASQKESRIAEADLVFHHILQEQGSGVSPPEQHFSTEVRLTVNSRRRSLERNVKPGSPWSEQPRSWYSADMDTSDEDTKGAQFPAYPPHHAKRRNRASSQESASHAGNQSPAPESQPDPDAEEEELKRKLEELASNISDKEISSEEEKCEEKRVKKPEISSSSDDMARDARKVYLTAGKTYRLEKTLKELEEGAQHSGTTDSELSELEDKVASAAAQVQQAESEISDIESRIAALSAAGLTVKSVEKARKKSSGQAVCLRSAGPTSSSPGESSDDVKAMPGPQGFRRKFNSPLEITGLDDSFDRNSIYRGSLTQRNPNGKNRRVERLFAKPVMTHLS encoded by the exons ATGGGGAGGAAGCTGGACCTCTCCAAGCTAACCGATGAAGAGGCCAAGCACGTTTGGGAAGTCGTTCAACGGGATTTTGACCTGcgaaagaaagaggaggagcgGTTGGA GGAGCTGAAATGCAAGATCGACCAGGAGAGCAGCAAGAGAGAGTTCCTGACGAATCAGTCCCACCTCAACGACACCCACTGCGTCCACTGCCTCCAGCCCTTCAAGTTCCTGCTGAACAGCAAGCGGCAATGCCTGGACTGCCGCTTCTACACCTGCAAGAACTGCAGCCGCTACAACAAGAAGGAGCAAGGCTGGGTCTGCGATCCCTGCCGCCTCTCCAG GATCGTGAAGATCGGCTCCCTGGAGTGGTACTACGAACACGTGCGATCCCGCTTCAAGAGGTTTGGAAGTGCCAAAGTGCTGCAGTCCCTCTACGGCAGGCTGCAGCCACGGCAGGGCGCGAACTCCGCGTTTCTAG gTCTTCACGACAGAGTTTACAGCCTGCCAGACATTAACA GTGAATGCCAGCTCCTCACCAGCGGTGGCATTGGGGACGACAGCGATGATGAAGACGATGTACTTCGTGGAGCTGAAGCAGAGTGCTACAGCAGA CCCTTCCCAGATTTCCCCAACTCACCCGAAGATGCCTCACAGAAGGAGTCCAGGATCGCAGAGGCGGATCTGGTCTTCCACCACATCTTGCAGGAACAGGGATCGGGTGTGAGCCCTCCAGAGCAGCACTTCAGCACAGAGGTTCGGCTCACCGTCAATTCACGGAGAAGGAGcctggaaagaaatgtaaaaccTG GCAGCCCCTGGAGCGAGCAGCCCCGGTCCTGGTATTCGGCAGATATGGACACCTCTGACGAGGACACGAAGGGAGCCCAGTTCCCTGCCTACCCACCCCATCACGCGAAACGCCGGAACAGAGCCTCCTCCCAGGAGAGCGCCAGCCACGCCGGGAATCAG TCTCCGGCCCCAGAGTCCCAACCTGATCCCgatgctgaggaggaggagctgaagaGGAAGCTGGAGGAGTTAGCCAGCAACATCAGCGACAAAGAAATctcttctgaagaagaaaagtgtgAAGAGAAGAGAGTGAAGAAACCAGAGATTAGTTCCTCCAGCGATGACATGGCCAGAGATGCTCGAAAG GTCTACCTGACTGCTGGGAAAACCTACCGGCTTGAGAAAACCCTGAAGGAGCTTGAGGAAGGGGCTCAGCACAGCGGCACTACCGACTCGGAGCTGTCGGAGCTGGAGGACAAAGTGGCCTCGGCAGCCGCTCAggtgcagcaggcagagagcGAG ATATCGGACATCGAATCTCGAATTGCGGCTCTGTCTGCTGCAGGGCTGACAGTGAAGTCGGTGgaaaaggcgaggaagaagtCGAGCGGGCAG GCTGTCTGCCTCCGCTCTGCCggtcccaccagcagcagtcCAGGGGAGTCTTCGGATGACGTGAAG GCAATGCCCGGACCGCAGGGGTTCAGGAGGAAGTTCAACAGTCCCCTCGAAATCACCG GTCTTGACGACTCCTTTGACCGCAACTCCATTTACCGCGGCTCCCTGACGCAGAGAAACCCCAACGGGAAGAACCGGAGAGTGGAGCGGCTCTTTGCG AAGCCTGTGATGACCCACCTGTCCTGA
- the MLPH gene encoding melanophilin isoform X4: MGRKLDLSKLTDEEAKHVWEVVQRDFDLRKKEEERLEELKCKIDQESSKREFLTNQSHLNDTHCVHCLQPFKFLLNSKRQCLDCRFYTCKNCSRYNKKEQGWVCDPCRLSRIVKIGSLEWYYEHVRSRFKRFGSAKVLQSLYGRLQPRQGANSAFLGLHDRVYSLPDINSECQLLTSGGIGDDSDDEDDVLRGAEAECYSRPFPDFPNSPEDASQKESRIAEADLVFHHILQEQGSGVSPPEQHFSTEVRLTVNSRRRSLERNVKPGSPWSEQPRSWYSADMDTSDEDTKGAQFPAYPPHHAKRRNRASSQESASHAGNQIHELNKRMSAIESMLNRLEEKILVRSDESPAPESQPDPDAEEEELKRKLEELASNISDKEISSEEEKCEEKRVKKPEISSSSDDMARDARKVYLTAGKTYRLEKTLKELEEGAQHSGTTDSELSELEDKVASAAAQVQQAESEISDIESRIAALSAAGLTVKSVEKARKKSSGQAVCLRSAGPTSSSPGESSDDVKAAPLLSQAMPGPQGFRRKFNSPLEITGLDDSFDRNSIYRGSLTQRNPNGKNRRVERLFAKPVMTHLS; this comes from the exons ATGGGGAGGAAGCTGGACCTCTCCAAGCTAACCGATGAAGAGGCCAAGCACGTTTGGGAAGTCGTTCAACGGGATTTTGACCTGcgaaagaaagaggaggagcgGTTGGA GGAGCTGAAATGCAAGATCGACCAGGAGAGCAGCAAGAGAGAGTTCCTGACGAATCAGTCCCACCTCAACGACACCCACTGCGTCCACTGCCTCCAGCCCTTCAAGTTCCTGCTGAACAGCAAGCGGCAATGCCTGGACTGCCGCTTCTACACCTGCAAGAACTGCAGCCGCTACAACAAGAAGGAGCAAGGCTGGGTCTGCGATCCCTGCCGCCTCTCCAG GATCGTGAAGATCGGCTCCCTGGAGTGGTACTACGAACACGTGCGATCCCGCTTCAAGAGGTTTGGAAGTGCCAAAGTGCTGCAGTCCCTCTACGGCAGGCTGCAGCCACGGCAGGGCGCGAACTCCGCGTTTCTAG gTCTTCACGACAGAGTTTACAGCCTGCCAGACATTAACA GTGAATGCCAGCTCCTCACCAGCGGTGGCATTGGGGACGACAGCGATGATGAAGACGATGTACTTCGTGGAGCTGAAGCAGAGTGCTACAGCAGA CCCTTCCCAGATTTCCCCAACTCACCCGAAGATGCCTCACAGAAGGAGTCCAGGATCGCAGAGGCGGATCTGGTCTTCCACCACATCTTGCAGGAACAGGGATCGGGTGTGAGCCCTCCAGAGCAGCACTTCAGCACAGAGGTTCGGCTCACCGTCAATTCACGGAGAAGGAGcctggaaagaaatgtaaaaccTG GCAGCCCCTGGAGCGAGCAGCCCCGGTCCTGGTATTCGGCAGATATGGACACCTCTGACGAGGACACGAAGGGAGCCCAGTTCCCTGCCTACCCACCCCATCACGCGAAACGCCGGAACAGAGCCTCCTCCCAGGAGAGCGCCAGCCACGCCGGGAATCAG ATTCATGAGCTCAACAAACGCATGTCAGCAATTGAATCCATGCTGAACCGCTTGGAGGAGAAAATCCTGGTGCGCTCTGACGAG TCTCCGGCCCCAGAGTCCCAACCTGATCCCgatgctgaggaggaggagctgaagaGGAAGCTGGAGGAGTTAGCCAGCAACATCAGCGACAAAGAAATctcttctgaagaagaaaagtgtgAAGAGAAGAGAGTGAAGAAACCAGAGATTAGTTCCTCCAGCGATGACATGGCCAGAGATGCTCGAAAG GTCTACCTGACTGCTGGGAAAACCTACCGGCTTGAGAAAACCCTGAAGGAGCTTGAGGAAGGGGCTCAGCACAGCGGCACTACCGACTCGGAGCTGTCGGAGCTGGAGGACAAAGTGGCCTCGGCAGCCGCTCAggtgcagcaggcagagagcGAG ATATCGGACATCGAATCTCGAATTGCGGCTCTGTCTGCTGCAGGGCTGACAGTGAAGTCGGTGgaaaaggcgaggaagaagtCGAGCGGGCAG GCTGTCTGCCTCCGCTCTGCCggtcccaccagcagcagtcCAGGGGAGTCTTCGGATGACGTGAAG GCTGCTCCCCTTCTCTCGCAGGCAATGCCCGGACCGCAGGGGTTCAGGAGGAAGTTCAACAGTCCCCTCGAAATCACCG GTCTTGACGACTCCTTTGACCGCAACTCCATTTACCGCGGCTCCCTGACGCAGAGAAACCCCAACGGGAAGAACCGGAGAGTGGAGCGGCTCTTTGCG AAGCCTGTGATGACCCACCTGTCCTGA
- the MLPH gene encoding melanophilin isoform X3 — MGRKLDLSKLTDEEAKHVWEVVQRDFDLRKKEEERLEELKCKIDQESSKREFLTNQSHLNDTHCVHCLQPFKFLLNSKRQCLDCRFYTCKNCSRYNKKEQGWVCDPCRLSRIVKIGSLEWYYEHVRSRFKRFGSAKVLQSLYGRLQPRQGANSAFLGLHDRVYSLPDINSECQLLTSGGIGDDSDDEDDVLRGAEAECYSRMRKTKRLLSVHPFDFELDSEYSAQSRRQSVQLSPAASSPDAFQPFPDFPNSPEDASQKESRIAEADLVFHHILQEQGSGVSPPEQHFSTEVRLTVNSRRRSLERNVKPGSPWSEQPRSWYSADMDTSDEDTKGAQFPAYPPHHAKRRNRASSQESASHAGNQSPAPESQPDPDAEEEELKRKLEELASNISDKEISSEEEKCEEKRVKKPEISSSSDDMARDARKVYLTAGKTYRLEKTLKELEEGAQHSGTTDSELSELEDKVASAAAQVQQAESEISDIESRIAALSAAGLTVKSVEKARKKSSGQAVCLRSAGPTSSSPGESSDDVKAMPGPQGFRRKFNSPLEITGLDDSFDRNSIYRGSLTQRNPNGKNRRVERLFAKPVMTHLS; from the exons ATGGGGAGGAAGCTGGACCTCTCCAAGCTAACCGATGAAGAGGCCAAGCACGTTTGGGAAGTCGTTCAACGGGATTTTGACCTGcgaaagaaagaggaggagcgGTTGGA GGAGCTGAAATGCAAGATCGACCAGGAGAGCAGCAAGAGAGAGTTCCTGACGAATCAGTCCCACCTCAACGACACCCACTGCGTCCACTGCCTCCAGCCCTTCAAGTTCCTGCTGAACAGCAAGCGGCAATGCCTGGACTGCCGCTTCTACACCTGCAAGAACTGCAGCCGCTACAACAAGAAGGAGCAAGGCTGGGTCTGCGATCCCTGCCGCCTCTCCAG GATCGTGAAGATCGGCTCCCTGGAGTGGTACTACGAACACGTGCGATCCCGCTTCAAGAGGTTTGGAAGTGCCAAAGTGCTGCAGTCCCTCTACGGCAGGCTGCAGCCACGGCAGGGCGCGAACTCCGCGTTTCTAG gTCTTCACGACAGAGTTTACAGCCTGCCAGACATTAACA GTGAATGCCAGCTCCTCACCAGCGGTGGCATTGGGGACGACAGCGATGATGAAGACGATGTACTTCGTGGAGCTGAAGCAGAGTGCTACAGCAGA ATGCGCAAGACAAAGCGCCTGCTGTCTGTCCATCCCTTTGATTTTGAGCTGGACTCGGAGTACTCTGCTCAGTCTCGCCGCCAGTCTGTGCAGCTCTCTCCAGCGGCCAGCAGCCCGGACGCCTTCCAG CCCTTCCCAGATTTCCCCAACTCACCCGAAGATGCCTCACAGAAGGAGTCCAGGATCGCAGAGGCGGATCTGGTCTTCCACCACATCTTGCAGGAACAGGGATCGGGTGTGAGCCCTCCAGAGCAGCACTTCAGCACAGAGGTTCGGCTCACCGTCAATTCACGGAGAAGGAGcctggaaagaaatgtaaaaccTG GCAGCCCCTGGAGCGAGCAGCCCCGGTCCTGGTATTCGGCAGATATGGACACCTCTGACGAGGACACGAAGGGAGCCCAGTTCCCTGCCTACCCACCCCATCACGCGAAACGCCGGAACAGAGCCTCCTCCCAGGAGAGCGCCAGCCACGCCGGGAATCAG TCTCCGGCCCCAGAGTCCCAACCTGATCCCgatgctgaggaggaggagctgaagaGGAAGCTGGAGGAGTTAGCCAGCAACATCAGCGACAAAGAAATctcttctgaagaagaaaagtgtgAAGAGAAGAGAGTGAAGAAACCAGAGATTAGTTCCTCCAGCGATGACATGGCCAGAGATGCTCGAAAG GTCTACCTGACTGCTGGGAAAACCTACCGGCTTGAGAAAACCCTGAAGGAGCTTGAGGAAGGGGCTCAGCACAGCGGCACTACCGACTCGGAGCTGTCGGAGCTGGAGGACAAAGTGGCCTCGGCAGCCGCTCAggtgcagcaggcagagagcGAG ATATCGGACATCGAATCTCGAATTGCGGCTCTGTCTGCTGCAGGGCTGACAGTGAAGTCGGTGgaaaaggcgaggaagaagtCGAGCGGGCAG GCTGTCTGCCTCCGCTCTGCCggtcccaccagcagcagtcCAGGGGAGTCTTCGGATGACGTGAAG GCAATGCCCGGACCGCAGGGGTTCAGGAGGAAGTTCAACAGTCCCCTCGAAATCACCG GTCTTGACGACTCCTTTGACCGCAACTCCATTTACCGCGGCTCCCTGACGCAGAGAAACCCCAACGGGAAGAACCGGAGAGTGGAGCGGCTCTTTGCG AAGCCTGTGATGACCCACCTGTCCTGA